One Malus domestica chromosome 11, GDT2T_hap1 genomic region harbors:
- the LOC103453394 gene encoding uncharacterized protein: MDRQWIHNHNRCDVEYLDGIDKFTEFVTRHNPGSTHIRCPCRRCNNSMWETFENVRFHLVRNGMMKAYTTWYHHGERLDQASSSYVTQVETVESNVYPSEQVMNIVNDVYPYTSSNTNQEGGDDGRLTIDNEEFKNYEKLLKNVKQELYPGCENFSVLSAIVEFMHGKIKFHLSNKCFDYFLGVIKRMLPKENCLPEDKKSAQKVLKGLGLGYEKIHACVNNCILFYKENKQLDKCPICNELRFKMTSQNRKTKIPQKVMRYLPLKPMLQRLYMSMHMATDMRWHKEGRVNDDVMRHPADGEAWKEFDRMYPDFAADPRNVRLGLDTDEFNPFGVLNQNHSTWPVVVFPYNMPPWKCMKKEYMMLTLLMSKDLGKSIDVYLRPLVDELKDL, from the coding sequence ATGGACAGACAGTGGATACATAATCATAATAGATGTGATGTTGAGTACTTGGATGGAATAGATAAGTTCACTGAATTCGTAACTAGACACAACCCAGGTTCAACTCATATCCGATGTCCATGTAGAAGGTGTAACAATTCAATGTGGGAGACATTCGAaaatgttcgatttcatttagtaagaAATGGGATGATGAAGGCTTATACTACTTGGTATCATCATGGAGAACGATTAGaccaagcttcatcttcatacGTGACACAAGTGGAGACTGTTGAATCTAATGTGTATCCTAGTGAACAAGTTATGAATATCGTAAATGACGTTTATCCATACACCTCGAGCAACACCAATCAGGAAGGGGGAGATGACGGTCGTCTAACCATAGACAATGAGGAATTTAAAAACTATGAAAAACTATTGAAAAATGTTAAGCAAGAATTATATCCGGGTTGCGAGAACTTTTCGGTGCTCTCAGCAATTGTGGAGTTTATGCATGGAAAGATCAAGTTTCATTTGTCAAACAagtgttttgattactttttgggAGTTATCAAGAGGATGCTTCCAAAGGAGAATTGTTTACCTGAAGATAAAAAAAGTGCCCAAAAAGTGTTGAAGGGTCTCGGATTGGGGTATGAAAAAATTCACGCATGTGTAAataattgtatattattttataaggAGAACAAACAGTTGGATAAATGCCCTATCTGCAATGAGCTGAGGTTTAAAATGACATCACAGAATAGAAAGACCAAGATTCCACAAAAAGTAATGCGTTATCTTCCATTGAAGCCTATGTTGCAACGATTGTACATGTCGATGCATATGGCAACCGACATGAGATGGCATAAAGAAGGACGGGTAAATGACGATGTTATGAGGCATCCTGCAGATGGAGAGGCATGGAAAGAATTTGATCGGATGTACCCAGATTTTGCAGCTGACCCACGCAACGTCAGATTGGGACTTGACACCGACGAATTTAATCCGTTTGGGGttttaaaccaaaaccacagCACTTGGCCGGTCGTCGTGTTTCCTTATAATATGCCGCCTTGGAAGtgcatgaaaaaagaatacatgatgTTGACTCTATTAATGAGCAAAGATCTAGGAAAGTCCATTGATGTTTATTTGCGGCCGTTAGTTGATGAGTTAAAAGATTTATAG
- the LOC139189454 gene encoding uncharacterized protein produces the protein MVSGWMTKGYLASPICKENITSSWHARKVCYLGHCRWLPWDNEWRQNDKAFHGTKETRLRPIEWSGDEILDQLNRLEFGHFGKGVSTPRPTTHLNWMHKTMLFELPYWSKLKLRHNLDVMHIEKNVFDTLVGTILDTEGKTKDAIEAHLDLERMDEYASNISRCMNVNECKFSNMKSHDCHVILQRLLPDDIVNVLCKFEQIFPLAFFTSMIHVMIHLPDETLLVGPMNCPWMYPVERAKPERSLVEAWVTYESLTFCAMYLEDVETAFNRPQRNNDGGVRKEKLSVFAQIARPFGDPVKGELFTKNDMEVAHWFILNNCEKTLPYLEEHEQLMKREHPSHLYAKKHRDLFPSWFHAHMNKLKELNSPSYDEELYNLARGPLHVELFSGCHVNGIKFLGATHDDKLSTQNSGVHVPGAGNSKDINFYGRLTSVVQLLYKDRCQVILFKCLWFDTNPHNRTSVKRDHGLLSVNSTRHWYDEDPYILATMAKQIFYLDDPKAVNGWKVVQKIERRGLYDIPELDHDDNDNVADQQLSSSIEIGEETLRDTNIVQKPFDIARVPEFEISIDLGDLPQYNAPKEANEDEDEWEFGNDSSEDSESYYCSSDED, from the exons ATGGTTTCTGGGTGGATGACTAAGGGTTATTTGGCAAGTCCAATATGCAAGGAGAACATAACATCGTCTTGGCATGCGAGAAAAGTTTGTTATCTTGGTCATTGTAGATGGCTTCCTTGGGACAACGAGTGGCGTCAAAATGATAAAGCCTTCCACGGCACAAAAGAGACTCGACTAAGACCAATAGAATGGTCCGGAGATGAGATTTTGGATCAGTTAAATCGTTTGGAATTTGGTCATTTCGGCAAAGGGGTCAGTACGCCTAGACCAACTACACATCTGAACTGGATGCACAAGACTATGTTATTTGAGCTCCCATACTGGTCAAAGTTAAAACTGAGGCACAACTTAGATGTTATGCATattgagaaaaatgtgtttgatacTTTGGTCGGGACAATTCTAGACACTGAAGGAAAAACGAAGGACGCGATTGAAGCTCATCTTGATTTGGAACGAATGG ATGAGTATGCTTCCAATATCTCACGTTGCATGAACGTGAATGAGTGTAAATTTTCAAACATGAAGAGTCATGATTGTCATGTGATACTTCAACGCCTTCTTCCG GACGACATTGTGAACGTCTTATGCAAATTCGAACAGATATTTCCCCTAGCTTTCTTTACAAGTATGATTCACGTGATGATTCACTTGCCAGATGAGACATTGCTTGTCGGACCAATGAACTGTCCATGGATGTATCCAGTAGAAAG GGCAAAGCCCGAAAGATCACTGGTGGAGGCATGGGTCACATATGAGTCACTAACTTTTTGTGCAATGTATCTTGAAGATGTTGAGACAGCTTTCAATCGTCCTCAACGCAATAATGACGGTGGTGTTAGAAAAGAGAAACTGTCTGTTTTTGCCCAAATTGCGCGACCATTTGGCGATCCTGTAAAAGGCGAATTGTTTACCAAAAATGACATGGAGGTAGCGCATTGGTTCATACTCAACAATTGTGAGAAGACTTTGCCATACCTTGAAGAGCATGAACAATTGATGAAGCGGGAACATCCTTCACATTTATATGCCAAGAAGCACCGTGACTTGTTTCCTTCGTGGTTTCATGCACAT ATGAACAAATTGAAGGAATTGAATTCACCCTCTTACGATGAAGAATTATATAACTTGGCGAGAGGACCGCTTCACGTTGAATTGTTCTCGGGTTGTCATGTGAACGGGATCAAGTTCTTGGGGGCAACACATGATGACAAGTTGTCTACTCAAAATAGTGGTGTTCATGTCCCAGGTGCAGGCAACAGTAAAGACATTAATTTTTATGGCAGACTAACTAGTGTAGTacaattgctttacaaagacaGGTGTCAAGTGATACTGTTTAAGTGCCtttggtttgatacaaacccacaTAACCGAACGAGTGTTAAGCGAGATCATGGTTTACTATCAGTAAACAGTACGAGACATTGGTACGATGAAGACCCATACATTTTGGCAACTATGGCGAAACAAATATTCTATCTAGATGACCCTAAAGCCGTCAATggttggaaagttgttcagAAGATTGAGCGAAGAGGGCTATATGATATTCCGGAACTAGATCATGATGACAACGACAACGTCGCTGACCAACAGTTATCATCTTCGATAGAAATTGGTGAAGAAACACTCCGAGATACTAATATTGTGCAAAAACCATTTGACATAGCTAGAGTACCCGAATTCGAAATATCAATTGACCTTGGTGATTTGCCTCAATACAATGCACCAAAAGAGGCAAACGAAGATGAGGACGAATGGGAATTCGGAAATGATAGTAGTGAGGATAGCGAGAGTTATTATTGTAGTTCGGATGAGGattaa